One part of the Marinobacterium rhizophilum genome encodes these proteins:
- a CDS encoding NAD-glutamate dehydrogenase, which produces MRKNNVISNLQSTIARRYPAARAAQLDALCQLFCGEVSCSALESQQPDTLLAVLQGLLDFAGQRRPGEVLVRAFNPDTGADNRASSHSIIEVITEDRCHLVASLGMALQREGLTVHQVVHPVVLVERDPDGQLLSIGTAQAHERGCREAIVRFEIDGQDSPQRLEALVDGCRLAIEDVCLVDTDSAAMQQRLAAAIGAAATVQQTLERTNAGVEQTLDYLGWLRDGRFTFIGYAYYSLSCVVPERCRLALDEDSRLGILRLERHFPVDKKQIELSPYLSRLVLDSNPLILTKSTYCSPVGRAGHLDYLGVKQFDTSGQVVGEHRFFGLYGPDAYSASASEVPLLRLRVEQLWSRLGVRADSYRGRLLQRILAHYPRDEMLQCNPVELEDILRGMLEAHDRPQLRVFSRSDVYGRFVSAMVMVPREKYSASLRRRLQQVLLLALDGSDAEYRTCDLDGLLATVQYRIHTTDAHRLKLDIDALERRLAQAMLSWEDRLRTELVSQHGEAAGLGLLQRFGVALPAAYREDCPVEAAARDLLRLQGLSAAAPLAARLYLRDPLDPASLRFKLYGRGQTLALSSVLPILENLGAEVISARPYDLVGQGGNAAWMLDFDISGDKIDPACPGLRARFEEAFIRTCQHAVENDGYNRLIATAGLDWRQVVVLRAIGCYLGQIQLPFSQPYLQQTLARNSAIAGLLMELFEARFDPRPDAMAASGLAVARCLAALETSLEAVQSLDEDRILRAFLAVIQAVQRTNFYQRDARGMPRDYLSLKLSPAGIADIPRPCPLFEIFVYSPRVEGVHLRGGKVARGGLRWSDRREDYRTEILGLLKAQMVKNAVIVPQGSKGGFYCKHLPEADAVLCQQEAVACYQIFIRALLDVTDNLVNGEVVAPHALVRHDGDDPYLVVAADKGTATFSDIANAISREYGFWLGDAFASGGGNGYDHKKMGITARGAWESVKRLFREQGRDTQRDDFTVVGIGDMAGDVFGNGMLLSRHIRLVAAFNHRHIFIDPAPDAASSYGERERLFNLPGSAWSDYDRALISPGGGVFERSAKLIPLSLEIRQALAIEDEPERVTPAQLVRHILQAPVDLLWNGGIGTYVKAGSETDASVKDRANDAVRINGQDLRCKVVAEGGNLGLTQRGRIEYARAGGLINTDAIDNAAGVDCSDHEVNIKVLLNQAVAETGLALDERNRLLAQLDDAVACGVLDNNYRQAALLSQELAAASRNLDNHVQLMHSLALDGGLDARLEYLPDAQELARRAKRNEGLSRPELAVLVAYSKLRLSSQLEAAQLADNPGFSALLEAYFPAPLVQQYPQLIQQHPLRHQILATQCAGELVNRMGASFATLMIDELRCTPLELLCAYSIARELLGAESLWAAIDSLGTEVPYALQRDLLDRVNEPLEQACRWLLGSAGMLACDLTDIQATLQRLRSDLMQSHSALQSAAEQRRLRDRAEALIGEGIPGALAEGVAQLPMILVGLDIVQMRAGSALEPQRAGQACLQLEALLQLNWLRLAIHSLPVGDRWQRQGRASLRSELDSLIAELGRSWRDAAGADGDTGAAREAAWFDALRADAADLATLFEPLQASPAPSFIQLSVLLQALKRLTQTEQRNAA; this is translated from the coding sequence CGGATACCGGGGCTGATAACAGGGCGTCCAGCCACTCCATTATCGAGGTGATAACCGAGGATCGCTGTCACCTGGTGGCTTCGCTCGGCATGGCGCTGCAGCGCGAAGGGCTGACGGTGCACCAGGTGGTGCATCCGGTGGTGCTGGTCGAGCGGGACCCGGATGGCCAGCTGCTGTCGATTGGCACGGCGCAGGCGCACGAACGCGGTTGTCGCGAAGCCATCGTGCGGTTCGAGATCGACGGTCAGGACTCGCCGCAGCGCCTCGAGGCACTGGTCGATGGCTGCCGCCTTGCGATCGAGGATGTGTGCCTGGTCGATACCGACAGCGCGGCCATGCAGCAGCGCCTGGCGGCCGCTATCGGTGCAGCGGCGACGGTACAGCAGACGCTGGAGCGGACGAATGCTGGGGTCGAGCAGACCCTGGATTACCTCGGCTGGCTGCGGGACGGACGCTTCACCTTTATTGGCTACGCCTACTATTCCCTGTCCTGCGTGGTGCCAGAGCGCTGCCGGCTGGCGCTGGATGAGGACAGCCGGCTCGGGATCCTGCGGCTGGAGCGTCACTTCCCCGTCGACAAGAAGCAGATCGAACTGTCGCCCTACCTGTCCCGCCTGGTGCTGGACAGCAACCCGCTGATCCTCACCAAGTCGACCTACTGTTCGCCGGTCGGCCGTGCCGGTCATCTGGATTATCTGGGGGTGAAACAGTTCGATACCAGCGGACAGGTGGTGGGGGAACACCGTTTCTTTGGCCTTTACGGCCCCGATGCCTACAGTGCCTCCGCCAGCGAGGTGCCGCTGCTGCGTCTGCGTGTCGAGCAGCTCTGGTCACGCCTGGGCGTGCGCGCCGATAGCTACCGCGGCCGCCTGCTGCAGCGAATACTGGCGCACTACCCTCGCGACGAGATGCTGCAGTGCAACCCGGTGGAACTGGAGGATATTCTGCGCGGGATGCTCGAAGCCCATGACCGTCCGCAGCTGCGAGTCTTCAGCCGCAGCGATGTCTATGGCCGCTTCGTGTCCGCCATGGTGATGGTGCCGCGGGAAAAATACAGTGCCAGTCTGCGGCGGCGGCTGCAGCAGGTCCTGCTGCTGGCGCTCGATGGCAGCGACGCCGAATACCGCACCTGTGACCTCGATGGCTTGCTGGCGACGGTGCAATACCGTATCCATACCACGGACGCCCACCGCCTGAAGCTGGATATCGACGCGCTGGAGCGGCGCCTGGCCCAGGCAATGCTGAGCTGGGAGGACCGGCTGCGCACCGAGCTTGTCAGCCAGCACGGCGAGGCCGCCGGGCTCGGCTTGCTGCAGCGCTTCGGGGTTGCGCTGCCGGCGGCGTACCGGGAGGATTGTCCCGTCGAGGCGGCGGCCCGGGATCTGCTTCGGCTGCAGGGGCTCAGTGCCGCCGCGCCGCTGGCGGCCAGGCTGTACCTCAGGGATCCGCTTGACCCGGCGTCCCTGCGCTTCAAGCTCTATGGCCGTGGCCAGACGCTGGCGCTGTCATCGGTGTTGCCTATCCTGGAAAACCTGGGTGCGGAGGTGATCAGTGCCCGCCCCTACGACCTCGTTGGGCAGGGCGGCAATGCGGCCTGGATGCTGGACTTCGATATCAGCGGCGACAAGATCGATCCCGCCTGCCCCGGGCTCAGGGCGCGTTTTGAAGAGGCGTTTATCCGCACCTGCCAGCACGCGGTGGAGAACGACGGCTACAATCGCCTGATCGCGACGGCCGGGCTCGACTGGCGCCAGGTGGTGGTACTGCGGGCCATCGGCTGCTATCTGGGGCAGATTCAGTTGCCCTTTTCCCAGCCCTACCTGCAGCAGACCCTGGCACGCAACAGCGCCATTGCCGGCCTGCTGATGGAGCTGTTCGAGGCCCGCTTTGATCCCAGGCCCGATGCCATGGCTGCCTCCGGCCTGGCCGTGGCACGCTGCCTTGCCGCCCTGGAGACATCACTGGAGGCGGTGCAGAGTCTTGATGAGGACCGCATTCTGCGCGCCTTCCTCGCGGTGATCCAGGCCGTGCAGCGCACCAACTTTTACCAGCGCGACGCCAGGGGCATGCCCCGGGACTACCTGTCCCTCAAGCTGAGCCCCGCCGGCATTGCGGATATCCCCAGGCCCTGTCCACTGTTTGAGATCTTCGTGTATTCGCCCCGGGTGGAGGGCGTGCACCTGCGCGGCGGCAAGGTGGCCCGGGGTGGCCTGCGCTGGTCCGACCGGCGCGAGGACTACCGCACCGAGATCCTGGGGCTGCTCAAGGCACAGATGGTCAAGAATGCGGTGATCGTGCCGCAGGGCTCCAAGGGCGGTTTCTACTGCAAGCACCTGCCGGAGGCTGATGCCGTGTTGTGCCAGCAGGAAGCAGTTGCCTGTTACCAGATTTTTATTCGCGCGCTGCTGGATGTCACCGACAACCTTGTAAACGGCGAGGTCGTCGCCCCGCACGCCCTGGTACGTCACGACGGTGACGACCCTTACCTGGTGGTGGCCGCCGACAAGGGCACGGCGACCTTCTCCGATATCGCCAACGCCATTTCCCGGGAGTACGGCTTCTGGCTGGGCGACGCCTTTGCCTCCGGCGGTGGCAACGGCTACGACCACAAGAAAATGGGTATCACTGCCCGTGGCGCCTGGGAGTCGGTCAAGCGCCTGTTCCGCGAACAGGGGCGCGATACCCAGCGCGACGACTTCACCGTCGTCGGCATTGGTGACATGGCCGGGGATGTGTTCGGCAATGGCATGCTGTTGTCCAGGCATATCCGCCTGGTGGCGGCCTTCAATCACCGCCATATCTTTATCGATCCCGCGCCCGATGCCGCCAGCAGTTATGGTGAGCGTGAACGCCTGTTTAACCTGCCAGGCTCTGCCTGGAGTGACTATGACAGGGCCCTGATCTCGCCGGGGGGCGGTGTGTTCGAGCGCAGTGCCAAGCTGATTCCACTCAGCCTTGAAATCCGCCAGGCACTGGCAATCGAGGATGAGCCGGAGCGGGTCACGCCAGCGCAGCTGGTTCGCCATATTCTGCAGGCCCCGGTGGACCTGCTTTGGAACGGCGGCATCGGCACTTACGTCAAGGCCGGCAGCGAAACCGATGCCAGCGTTAAAGACCGGGCCAACGATGCCGTGCGCATCAATGGCCAGGATCTGCGCTGCAAGGTGGTGGCCGAGGGCGGCAACCTGGGTCTGACCCAGCGCGGTCGCATCGAATATGCCCGCGCCGGTGGCCTGATCAACACCGATGCCATCGATAACGCCGCGGGTGTTGACTGTTCGGACCATGAAGTGAACATCAAGGTGCTGTTGAACCAGGCGGTGGCCGAAACCGGGCTGGCGCTGGATGAACGCAATCGCCTGCTGGCGCAACTGGATGATGCCGTCGCCTGCGGGGTGCTGGACAACAACTACCGCCAGGCCGCTCTGCTGAGCCAGGAGTTGGCGGCGGCGTCACGAAACCTGGACAACCATGTCCAGCTCATGCATAGCCTGGCGCTTGACGGCGGTCTCGATGCCCGGCTGGAGTACCTGCCCGATGCCCAGGAACTGGCGCGGCGGGCCAAGCGCAATGAAGGCTTGTCCCGGCCGGAACTGGCGGTGCTGGTGGCGTACAGCAAGCTGCGCTTGTCGAGTCAGCTGGAGGCGGCGCAACTGGCGGATAATCCGGGCTTCAGTGCCCTGCTTGAGGCCTACTTCCCGGCGCCGCTGGTACAGCAATACCCGCAGCTGATTCAGCAGCATCCGTTGCGGCATCAGATTCTTGCAACCCAGTGTGCCGGCGAGCTGGTGAATCGCATGGGCGCATCCTTTGCGACCCTTATGATCGACGAGCTGCGCTGCACGCCACTGGAGCTTCTTTGCGCTTACAGCATCGCCAGGGAGCTGCTGGGGGCGGAGTCTCTCTGGGCAGCCATCGACTCCCTGGGTACCGAGGTCCCCTACGCTCTGCAGCGGGACCTGCTGGATCGCGTCAACGAGCCGCTGGAGCAGGCGTGCCGCTGGCTGCTTGGCAGCGCCGGGATGCTGGCCTGCGACCTGACGGATATACAGGCCACGCTGCAGCGACTGCGCTCGGACCTGATGCAGAGCCATTCGGCCTTGCAGAGCGCGGCAGAACAGCGGCGCCTGCGGGACCGGGCCGAGGCGCTGATCGGTGAGGGCATTCCCGGGGCGCTGGCCGAGGGCGTTGCGCAGTTGCCGATGATCCTGGTGGGGCTCGATATCGTGCAAATGCGTGCCGGCAGTGCACTTGAGCCCCAGCGTGCCGGCCAGGCCTGCCTCCAGCTTGAAGCACTGTTGCAGCTGAACTGGCTGCGCCTGGCCATCCACAGTCTGCCGGTGGGGGATCGCTGGCAGCGCCAGGGGCGGGCATCGCTGCGCTCTGAGCTGGACAGCCTGATCGCAGAGCTGGGACGCAGCTGGCGTGACGCCGCAGGTGCGGATGGCGATACCGGGGCGGCGAGGGAGGCTGCCTGGTTCGATGCGCTGCGCGCAGATGCCGCGGATCTTGCGACCCTGTTCGAGCCGCTTCAGGCCAGCCCGGCACCCAGCTTCATTCAACTGAGCGTGCTGCTACAGGCGCTGAAACGCCTGACACAGACTGAGCAGCGCAACGCCGCCTGA